In Leptospira sp. WS58.C1, a single genomic region encodes these proteins:
- a CDS encoding SDR family NAD(P)-dependent oxidoreductase codes for MKTNINQKTALITGGSSGIGKELSLLLYKQGYQVLVVSISKEELKLLHKECKDVNPSGKLETLEADLTQTESIPKILKWISKLNLEVDVLVNNAGFGLWGKSWELSPEKVDSMLLLNVNAVTRLSNEFSKRMIERKNGFILNVASTASLQPLSYMAAYAASKAYVVSFSEALAAELSPYRVKLGILYPGTTKTNFLSVAGIHKENKKGSLGNLAYSIAMDPKDVAKVAFNAIQNETKRSVPGFMNQAHYYSTKIFPSWIVKRIADRIFKKE; via the coding sequence ATGAAAACGAACATCAATCAAAAAACAGCGCTCATTACCGGAGGTTCTTCCGGAATTGGTAAAGAACTTTCTCTCCTATTATACAAACAAGGTTATCAAGTACTAGTGGTCAGCATTTCCAAAGAAGAATTAAAACTTCTGCATAAAGAATGCAAAGACGTAAACCCTTCCGGAAAATTAGAAACCTTAGAAGCGGATCTAACTCAAACAGAAAGTATTCCTAAAATTCTAAAATGGATCTCCAAACTGAATTTAGAAGTAGATGTCCTGGTCAATAATGCGGGATTCGGGCTTTGGGGAAAATCCTGGGAACTTTCTCCGGAAAAAGTGGATTCCATGCTTTTACTAAACGTGAATGCAGTTACCAGACTTTCCAACGAATTTTCTAAAAGAATGATCGAACGTAAAAACGGTTTTATATTGAACGTTGCATCTACAGCTTCTTTGCAGCCTCTATCCTATATGGCGGCTTATGCAGCTAGCAAAGCGTATGTGGTTAGTTTTTCGGAAGCATTGGCTGCGGAACTTTCTCCTTATAGGGTCAAACTTGGGATCTTATATCCGGGAACCACTAAGACAAACTTTCTTTCCGTAGCAGGAATTCATAAAGAAAACAAAAAGGGATCGTTAGGAAATCTTGCCTACTCTATCGCGATGGATCCGAAAGATGTGGCCAAGGTTGCATTTAACGCGATCCAAAACGAGACCAAAAGATCCGTCCCGGGATTTATGAATCAGGCACATTATTATTCTACGAAAATATTTCCCTCTTGGATCGTTAAAAGGATAGCGGATCGGATCTTTAAAAAAGAATAA